One Brassica napus cultivar Da-Ae chromosome C4, Da-Ae, whole genome shotgun sequence genomic region harbors:
- the LOC106390739 gene encoding rubredoxin gives MATAVSSFSPIAQFHSSSSFSLKRTQFLRYGKKQQQLHHKVFTTPTYQSTPSRCSTVSRDDSATTPELEEDAVEIRRREEEKFAVLNTGIYECRSCGYKYDESAGDPSYPIPPGFQFDKLPEDWRCPTCGAAQSFFESKMVEIAGFAQNQQYGLGGNQLTSGQKTALIFGSLFLFFLLFLSGYFIQ, from the coding sequence ATGGCGACTGCTGTGTCCTCCTTCTCTCCTATCGCTCAGttccattcttcttcttctttttccctcaAACGGACACAGTTTCTCAGATATGGCAAGAAACAACAACagcttcaccacaaagtcttcACTACCCCAACTTACCAATCCACACCTTCCCGCTGCTCAACCGTTTCAAGAGACGACTCCGCCACAACGCCCGAACTCGAAGAAGACGCGGTCGAGATTCGAAGAAGAGAGGAGGAGAAATTCGCTGTTCTGAACACTGGAATCTACGAGTGCAGATCGTGTGGGTACAAGTACGACGAGTCCGCGGGTGACCCATCGTACCCGATCCCTCCTGGGTTTCAGTTTGATAAGTTGCCTGAAGATTGGAGATGTCCAACTTGTGGAGCAGCTCAGAGTTTCTTCGAGAGTAAAATGGTTGAGATCGCTGGTTTTGCTCAGAATCAACAATATGGACTTGGTGGTAATCAACTTACCTCTGGTCAGAAGACAGCTCTGATCTTCGGgagtctcttcctcttcttcttgctcttcttGAGTGGCTATTTCATCCAATAA